The Clupea harengus chromosome 13, Ch_v2.0.2, whole genome shotgun sequence DNA window TCATTTCAGTATATCATCAGTACCAACAACCTTAGGTTCAATTACAGCTTTTCTTTAGAATTACAATGTGAGCAAAAAGGTAAGCACAGTAGAGTGTAAACCCGGAAAATCTATTAATTTAATAACCCACCTCATCCTTGATCCTCACAGGCTCCTGTACTCCTTCTCTTTCATCCACGCCTACAGACCCTTCTTCCATCATCACTGAGGTCTGTTCTGGTTCTGTTCCAGTTCTAGAATCCTCTTGAGGTTCCACCTTCTTGCCTTTAGGAACCCTGGGAGCTCTGGGCTTCCTCTCCGCTTTAGGTTTGGGTTCTTTCTTAGGTCTGGGTACTTTAGGTTTGGGCTCCTTCTTAGGTCTGGGTTCTTTAGGTTTGGGTTCTTTCTTGGCTTTGGGTTCCCTGGGTTTGGCTGGTTTCCTGGCAACTGATTTCCTCCCAGACACCTTTGGCTCTGGGTTCCATGAATCGTCAGCATTGTCATCGGAGCTAAATTCAGCATTTCCTAGTCTGAAACAGGTCAGGGATGAGGTCGTCACTGAGACCAGTAGTTACCTtatgttgtttatgttgtcatTCAGGTTTCCTTGTTCAGAATGACCTTGTATTATACTGTGCACttgataaataaaacacttcGACTTTGCTTAAGTTGTAAAGCGCAAGCGTGTGCGACAAACAGAGAAATAGTGGTAAAAAAAACTCACGGGTTTTCGTCTTCGTCGTCTGTTGGTACCTCCTTGTAGACCGTGGCCGTTTTCGCTCTTCGTAACATCTTCTAATTTGGGTACACGGTTAAACAGAAATTAGCCTCGCTGACATTGCATAATATGTACACCCTCGTAAAACACGTCTTCAAGAAAACCCGTTCATAGTTGAAAAACTCCGAAACATCACAGGTCAAGTTGGACAAGGGGGCAAAACAACGCTTTGTTATCCCATACCCAAGAGTTGCTAGTTAGCAAATATCATGCCTGATAATGTCAGCAAATGCTGCCGTGGTGGCAAGTCATGCTGAGACAATAAAAACGACACACAACGTTATTACTTCATCCAAGCAGAATGTCATGGTGAAGGCTGCCGAAGCGATGGCGAGTTACTGTTTAGTCATCTGTTTGAATTTAGCGCCTTGTCCACTCTACACTGTGAGGttgctagatagctagctatcGTTGGGTACCTGGCTATCTTTGGCTTGTTAAACAGTTTAAAGTTAGCTATCTATCAGTGTCAACAGGGCGGAAACGTACAACTGAGACTTACAATGTTTCTTCGAGAGTTATGCAGTTGTGTGTTGTATATCAAGATAAACCAACGTCAACCACCACTAAATTCACCATCAGGTAACTCTGGAATAAACCATACAGCTGCGTGATGTTGTCGGAACAAAAGTTTCCAATatggccgccattcttcaagttGTCACAATAAAAGTCCCACCATATTCAATAGTTTTTTTATGCACATTGTTTTTTAACAATGGAGAAAATTACTGTGGTTTATCTTAATTACACAACGAGAGCTTCCAAAGGTACATAACAGATTAGTGAATATAAAGGAAGTTAGACATAACACCTTGAAAATACACTGCAGCAAAACCTGTGTGGTTGAATGGTTTCTTCATACGAAATGACATCCAGAGATTTTGATCTACTAggaaacacacaaaatgctcGGTCACATACGCTAGGCCCTGAGTAAGCACCCTCTCATACTTCAATTTGTGTGATTATGAATAGAAAAACATGTGCCCTTGATATGAGGGTGAAATGAAATACCTTTCTGTCTAATTAGAAAATATATACGTCTTGGGGCCGGAATTGCCTTTGCTGATACCAGGACACCATAAGCCAAACCAGCATAATACAGAAGTGATGTTCCAAATGCAGGAGTAACATTTAAGGATAGTGAAatgatataggcctatatacagtatgtctgtaaCGCATAAGCACGTCCAGTATTCTTAAATTGGCATCACAACAAAATATAATTTCGGAACTAATAGAAAAGGAACAACATTCCAAACAATCATTCTAAATTATAAATGTTATGACCCCTTCCTGGATATCCACAAATGGTGTCAAagcatctctgcctctctgcaaaCCATGCCCTATAGGACTAAACAATCATACAACATGTATCAATTATCCGTATTAAGGTTTATATGTAGGTATTGGTGAAAACAAATTGTGTTAGATGAATATCATCCAACACCTTGGAGAGATGTAACTTTATGAATGATATGAAGGGATCACTTGATATCTGGTTGGAGCAAACCATGATAAAAATGTCTTTCAAGAAGTGATACCACTTGAGGATAAAAGATATTTGCTAATTTTTAAGACAGAGATGCATAATCAAATGGTAATGATAGTGTTAGGATAATAGATAAAAGCTGAAAGGCTCAACTTTATGTTGTTCCCATCTCAGGAACTTTTTTTTAGATTTCTTTACGTTTCCTATTTTTGGTTCATTAATAAAAAGAACTAAGTGATAATTAAGTATTGATGGCGGACTCTCTGGCCCTAACTTGGCCATTGCAACGCTCCCAGACTTCAGAGTAGTGAAAAATGTGagccactgactgtgtgtgtctgattgaggCTTCTTGACACTGAGGCTACATGACATTGAGGCTGTGCCAGTTCTCAGGGGTCAGCGTGAGAGCTGGGGAAGGAGCAGCAGGGAGGCGAGCGCGAGGAAAACAACATCCACTCGCTCTCactgcagctgatgctgtagaGGGGGAAAGTAAATCTTCGTGGTCGTctagctgttctgttctgtttgtgcgTTCAAAAAAACTCCACGGTTCACATCCAGTCCAggctgtaaatgggaaacaaacaaagtggctgagatggccatacactattccagccaatcaacaagttccttcaggagcacggaagggaggagtgtcatttaattggctgttgaggTCAAACTAGGGTTACACCTAGGGTTAGAGGCTTTTGTATGAGAAGTTAGAAGTTAGAAGCCCCGTGTCAAGGGCCACTGAATGTCTGTGAAGTTTTTTCACGGAAACATTGCGGATGATTTGAGGATACTGAGTATTATTAAAGGTTAATCATCAAATCTCAGTCTTTTACCCACAGAATAGCCAGACATAACCTTAATATGTATGTGATAAAACTGCTGTTGAATAATAGTATTTGCAAGGTattttgatgtttgtgtttataataATGTTACCCATGATGGGGCCATGACACGGACACATTTTGTCACTAAATGCATCTTTGTGACTTCAAAGGGCATAACAAATATTTCCATTATTCGTGAAATTCATTTTGTAACTTTTTGTGAGTGTCATTCCCATCCTCTAATGGACAGTATTGTACCATGTTTAGTCCATGGCTTCAATCATCACAGTATGAATTGATCGTGTTATGAATTGATTCGTTTTGTTGCATAAAAAGATTTCTGTCTATGAAATATGCAAATATACATCAGCCTTTATGTGGTATGTCAGAGATACTGTAATTATTCATGTCTACAATATTATGATAAAATATCAGaactaaaatgtgttttgttcagtTTAAACGTTTGACTAGCAGAAGGCTAACTGCCTGAAGATAACATTGCAAAGCCTACACTCTGGTTTGAAGTAGCCCAGTATGGACATTTTCTCTGGCTGCAAAGCGTAAGCAGAAAAGACTTACATTGAAAATGTGCAGGTAAGTGCACCAGACACTGCTGTGAATCCTTTATGGAATCTCAATGATCCCAACAGTAACTCATTAACATCTCTGTGTACTATTTACCTCTGGCTTATCCTGCACatagaaataaaaacacaaatatattttgAGACTAAGTGGACCAAAGCATTCAAGGAAAAGGTACATTTTAAACTTTAATGAAATCAGTCTGTATAGATCATACACCAGTAAAAAGGCTAAAACAGCAACatatcttttcctctcctcacaccctCTGGATGACAAGTTATAATGGTTTACAAAAGTCAAAGATTGGTGAAAAATCCATGAATATTCATTTAATTCTCAACCTTTGGCATATTCAGTCGAAATGGAGTCAAAATgtagacaggaagaaagagagcgggagagagagagagagaaaaaaagagagagatagagaaggagagagagagaggagagaggtgtgtctTGCACAAGCCAATGTGACGGCAGGGCCACAGTGTCGGATAATGAAGGGGTAGGTTTGGAGGAGCAGTTCTCTGTGAGACACAGGCAGTGTTATAACACATTTGATCTGATGTGGATTACTTATCTAAGTCTTATTCAAGATGAAGTTCGAAGACCTTCTGTCAGACATTGATGGCTTTGGAAGGTTCCAGAAGATGATCCTTTGCCTCAGCTTCTTGGGGCGTTTTACCTTACCGTGCCACTTCCTGATGAACAACTTCATCGCGGGCAACCCGCCCCATCACTGTGACATCAGTGGCCTAGAAACTGGGAGCATCTTTGGGAATTTGACGCAGGAGCAGAGATTGACTGTCAGTATCCCAGCACGTGCAGATGGGACTCGGTCTTCCTGCCTCATGTTCCCAGAGCCCCAGTACCATCTGCTCCTCAACTCCTCCAACAGCACTGAGCCTCCTGCAGAGCCGTGTCAGAATGGATGGGTGTATGACAACAGCACCTTCAAAAGCACACTGGCCTCGGaggtaaaacacactgttttaaCTTAAGAGCCATATTGTCAGTGacgtgtgtatgtccatgtgggGACAGAATGAATCACATTGAAGTGAATGATAACTGATACATTGCTAAGGTTTGACGTGGCCTCTCTGCACTCACTGTATATGTATTTGGCCTCACAAAAGCTCAAGGGAAAATGGGGTTGTTCACTTGCAGCTAAACTTGCTCAGGATTTATACTTGTGAACCCTCATGCTGATTGTGCCAAAACACTGCCAATAGGGGGCACTGAAGTAACAAGAACGTTAtgtcatctttgtgtgtgttagagtgggaTTAAACCCAGGGCTGAATATCTTCATAGGCATAAACATGATTCATGCTGTGTATTTTCAGCCCAGAACCATTGAACCATTTTGGATAACACAACTCTGTTCTCCAACACTTTCTGCCTTTTTGCATGTGTCATAGTAATGTAATAATGTCATTCATCTTGTCATGAAATTTCAGAGTTACGAGGTAGTACTGAATTTATGTATTCAATTACAGCTTTAAACACATTGTATTTCTGTGGTCAAGAGCATCTTTCAAGTCTCCAGTATTAGGTCAACAGGTTACTCACATATGAACAtgacttctgtctctctccttctcaaagTGGGATTTGGTGTGTGAGAAGAAAGGGCTGAACAAAGCCACAGCCACCATCTTCTTTGTAGGGGTCATGTTTGGAGCCGTGACCTTTGGTAGCCTGAGTGACAGGTACCTCATGCTTCAAACAATGTCCGTGTCATGACCATGCCACAATTTAAGGTCAAGATATTACCACCATTTtatctccactctctcacaTGCTCAGGTATGGACGCAAGATAATGCTGCTGGTGTCGTACGTGTCTGGAATGGGCTTTGCGTTGATCAGTGTCTTCTCCACCTCCTACGTCATGTTTGCTGTGCTGAGGTTCCTCACTGGCTTCAGCATTACGGGCATCGTCATCATCAGCTCAGTGCTCAGTGAGAACGCACCTCTTTcttttcaccccctctctctgcgcTCACGTGATTAAAGCATCTTATGGAAGAGTAAGAGTAAGGGCATGTCCCCTACTATTGCCATTCTCGCTTTAACCTCATGTGATTAAAGAATGATTTTCGTTttggtatgtatatgtgtgtgtgtgagtgggtgtgtgtatgtgtgtgtgatttgagggCAAGTGAAAGCTTACATTCGTTTCTTCCTGCAGTTGTGGAATGGGTGGATATTGAGAGCAGGAAGTTGGTGGGGGTGATTGACAGCTTGTCATGGACATTTGGAAATATGGCATTGTCCCTGCTTGCATTCTTCATCAGAGACTGGAGGTGGTTGGTCGTGGCAGTCACATCACCGGTAGCCTTAGCCATAATATCCTGGAGGTAACTCATCGTGTCTATTTCGAATTAATCCAAATTCTACATGTAGTATTTCATTTGTCATCGGGTAATGAACTAAATTAATTAGCTGTCATCTCAAAACAGATGGATTCCAGAATCAGCTAGGTGGCTAATAGCAAATGGGCGGCTAGATGAAGCTCATCACTACTTAAGGAAGTGCATTAAGATGAACCACCGGCAGGGAATGGCCTCCTCCATCAAGCCAGaggtgagctgctgctgctgcggttcATCTGGGGAGAGTTGATGCAGCGTTACCATCTTAGATCTCCGATCTCTAGGATCTGACAGATACTTTTAACACCGGGAAATTAACAACATGGTccactgtctatgtgtgtgtttgtgtgtttgcgtgtgtatgtgtgtgttattcaggaCCACATTGTATATATgttattaattcattaatttgtttgtttaattgtttgtttgtttgttctgtctctgtttagaATCTGGCTAATATTGTGGTGGCAAATCGAGGGAGCAAGAAATACTCCTATCTAGATCTGATAAGAACCCCCAAGATGAGAAAATTGGCACTCTTTACTGGTCTCACCTGGTATGAGATTCCACCCAGGAAAACCTTGCATTGTATCCCACTCACAGCACACTGTATCTTTTAATACTGACTTCTTAGACTTGTTCCACAAGCACTTGAGGAACAGCTGATATCACATACCACTTGGTCTCTAAATTGTGTTGTTAACTGTATGGAAGTAATTGTACATCTGCTATAAGCAATATTAGCCTTGTAGCTAAATTGCTGagagacaaaaaacaacaacttgatAATTGATCATGGATACAGGAATTATTGATTATATATTAGTTGATCTTCTTAGTGATCATATTTCATTTGTGTTTAATATCTTACAGGTATGGTGTTGCCTCCACCTATTACGGCATCAGTTTTAACATTGCAGGGTTTGGGGTGAATATTTACCTCACACAGTTTATATATGCTGCTGTTGAGTTCCCAGCTAAAGTGGCTGTTTACTACTTTCTGGACAAGATTGGTCGGCGTAAGACAGAGACCGGTGCTCTCTTCCTGGCTGGATTATGTCTTGCTATCACTGTAGTCATCCCAAGAGGTAAATCATTGGACGTTGTGCCAGACACTATTCCAGCCAGTCAACACATCgcctcaggagcatggaaggaagGAGTGTaacttgattggctgttgagctcaaatagcCACAAACCTTCTCCTGAATTGAGGACTGTACCTCAATTGAGAATGCATACCGATGCACTTCCTCTCATTTTGCTAtaatcatttttttcccctctatgTGCAAAGAGCTCAGTTAGGTGAGTTAgcagtccatgtgtgtgtatgtgcacataacagtccatgtgtgtgtatgtgctcatagcagtccatatgtgtgtgtatgtgcacataacAAAATGACGTAGCACACTTGGCTATGTATGTGACAACACTCATCTGTAGCCTGTACCTTAAGATATGTATACCGATGTACTTTCTCTCATTTGGCTATAACTTTAatttacctaaatttccctcaggattaataaagtatccatctatctatctatctataatcAGTTAgcagtccatgtgtgtgtatgtgcacatagCAGTCCATGTTCGTGTATGTAACAACTCACCTTTGTGTGTATCCATTTTTCACTGACATGGCTGAGTTTGCCATGTCTGCATGGTACCATGTGTTTCAGTGCTTACCATGATTTTTAAAAGCTGgaggtagggttagggttagcactTGCCCATATTCATCAACATCTCTACCACGGCAAGGATGACTATTAAACCAAATAAAGGGGTATGATGATAAGGTCCTGCTTTGTAGGATAACATACCTGAACTTGAAATCCAGGATAAGGTCATTTGAAATCATCACTCTCCCTTTCAGACCAGCGGCTGCTCAGAACAGTGGTAGCGGTGTTTGGCAAGGGGTTTTCTTCAGCTTCCTTTGCCACACTGGTTCTATACAGCTCTGAGCTCTACCCAACCGTGATCAGGTAAGGGCTGTCAGCGGCCATAGACACTCATAAGAATGCAGCTTTAATTTCGGTATAATGCCTCAAATCTGTTGCCTCAGTGGTCGAGGTTATACAAAGGAAGCCAGCAGGAGAACCCCAGAGTAGAAAACATTGAAATGTTAGAGCAAGTTTTATCTCTGATGTATTTTAGATAATGAGAGGAAATTGAGAGGCAACAGCAACTAGAAAATAGGACAAAAAGAAAGGCATAATACAGCATGTTAATTTAACATTATTTTTCCAGTAATTTCTCATTCATAGTGTGCGTTTATTTAAGCCAGTGGTTTCTTACTCATAGTATATGTTCATTTAAGCCAGTGGTTTCTCACTCATAGTGAGTGTCTTGTGTGTCACGCCAGGCAGAACGGCATGGGCTATAACTCCTGCATGGGCCGTGTGGGCGTGGCGGTGGCTCCTCTGATTCTACTGTTGGATGACGTATGGGAGGGCCTTCCACAGGTCATCCTGTGCTGCATTGCTGTGGGGGTTAGTTTGGTGACTAGTCGACTGCCTGAAACACGTGGCCGCTGCCTGCCAGAGACCATTGAAGACATTGAGGGAACAAGGTAGCTCCTGCCAACTGTAGCaagtttcaaatctagacttaaAACCAAACTGTTCTCACATGCTTTTTCTTAAATAATCAAATACACTCTACTTTTCATTTATTCAGTATTTATTTAGGTGTGATTTTAAGTTCCTTTTTTCTATGTTCTGCAATTGTAAAAGTCTTGTACTATATGCATGAACTTGCCTTGTCACCCGCCGATTGATTATTGTTTAACATAAATCTCAGACAATGACACTGATCCAGTGAGGATAGGGAGGAATACAAAATATGAATCTGTTAATGACGAATCCTTATATATCTGTATTCGCCCAATGATAATATGCTGAGAGTGTTTAGTGTTGGTGTGAGCATGAACAGTGCAAGCATCAGGATGTAATGTAGTGTTGTGG harbors:
- the LOC105912456 gene encoding solute carrier family 22 member 7-like, translating into MKFEDLLSDIDGFGRFQKMILCLSFLGRFTLPCHFLMNNFIAGNPPHHCDISGLETGSIFGNLTQEQRLTVSIPARADGTRSSCLMFPEPQYHLLLNSSNSTEPPAEPCQNGWVYDNSTFKSTLASEWDLVCEKKGLNKATATIFFVGVMFGAVTFGSLSDRYGRKIMLLVSYVSGMGFALISVFSTSYVMFAVLRFLTGFSITGIVIISSVLIVEWVDIESRKLVGVIDSLSWTFGNMALSLLAFFIRDWRWLVVAVTSPVALAIISWRWIPESARWLIANGRLDEAHHYLRKCIKMNHRQGMASSIKPENLANIVVANRGSKKYSYLDLIRTPKMRKLALFTGLTWYGVASTYYGISFNIAGFGVNIYLTQFIYAAVEFPAKVAVYYFLDKIGRRKTETGALFLAGLCLAITVVIPRDQRLLRTVVAVFGKGFSSASFATLVLYSSELYPTVIRQNGMGYNSCMGRVGVAVAPLILLLDDVWEGLPQVILCCIAVGVSLVTSRLPETRGRCLPETIEDIEGTRAPQVESPILPQENAEKEIGG